The Ipomoea triloba cultivar NCNSP0323 chromosome 14, ASM357664v1 region tataaataattataacatAGACATCAAAACGAATTTAAGAAAACcatattttactaaaatgcgAGAAGAAGAGATTTAAAATTACCCAGCCCCAGGAACAGGCATCAGCACGGGTGGAGGAACTATGTCAGAAGGGAAACCAGCAACATGAATCCCTTGTCCACCAAAGGTATCAAACATTTGTTCATCAGGATTACCTCCATCTTTGGACTGGAAATCTGCCAATTGTGAGTTGTCAGCCCTATCAAATCTTTCACCAATGCGATCTCTGCGGCCACCTCTGTCGTCCTTCAGTCGGCCATCTAAACCAGGTCTGCGTCTCTGTGGCTTCTCTTTCTACACAGTTCAAGCAGTTCAACATAACATAAAATGATGACAGATAAACACAGACATTATCACtaccccaaaaaataaaataataatgtaactATGCATCAATTTATCAAGATCTAAGCGAGCTTTTAAAAAGGCAGAATCACATAGATCACAGATAGATTACAAGGAGGAAAATGTCTATCAAATATCAATAAACAAGCATGCAGCAGCAAGAAAAACAGATCCCAATGTTACCCATGAGCAAATGATTAATCTCTTAATATGAAATATGTATGGCATAAAGCAAAGTGTTGATACATTCTATGCACAACATACCGGCAGAGAAGGCAGCATCACAGGAGTCCCACCAGGTGCATTTTCATCACTGGAATGGTTGAAATTTAGTCAGTTTTGTGATGAAAATAATAAGAGATAAGGATAAAATGATAAAAGTTCCTACCCTTACCTCATATAATTCTCAAAGTATAAATCATCACGCACTTTAGAAGTCAGCTCCAACACCAATTCCGGATGTTTCAACTTCAAGTGTTTATGAACAAACTCAGCAGCATGAAAAAGTTTAGTGCAACCCTTGGCTCCACAACCATACTTCCATCCATATTTCTCATCTCTAATTTTTCGGACATATGGGTCTAAACCTTCAACAGCAGCCGCATCGATCTTCTCTTTTGCTGTCATTATCTCCAGGGGATCCTGTCCCTTCAGCCTCTCTTGCCAATGTGAGTCTAGTTTAGTTTCCCAATCAGCCCCATTGTTTGATGCATCAGAAGTCTTCCCATCAACTCTTACATGTCTGAGGCCCTTAGCTTCATTTGTTTCAGTCATACCATAGTAATCCACCCCATGAATGCGCCAGAGATAGGTGAGAAGGGTATCCAGCAGTTCAATCCCCTCAAGACCTTTAACTGAAGTTAAGCCCCTTACAATAATAACAGGGCCTGAGGAACCACCATGAGACTTATCTCTGTTCCCTCTTTCATTATCAGACCGAGATAGTATGTTATTTTCGATTCCCTTCTCTGCATCAAGCTTTCTAACCAGTGCCTGTGCCTGTTCAACATCAGTATGAATGCGTCTGGGCTCAGAACTCACTGGGTGAGCCTTTGGAGCAGCTGATAGTTCAGTGTCTTTAGCTGACCCCCTACCAAACCGTCTTCTTTTATCACTGCCATCTGcttcatcatcagaatttgGCTCACTAGACTGTCCTGATTTGTTTGAAGTAGGGGTAACACCAGGACCTCTATTTCACATGCAGAAAGATTAGTGTTTAGTAACAAAATCAACACTAAACAGATAAACAAACTAAGGACAAAGACATGTCATACAAATCCAATGTTCCACTTTGCAGATCAAGTAGGAAATCTTTTGCCAACTTCCGTGCTTGCTCATTCCTCCTATTAAGGCcacagaaagaaagaaagaaagaaagaaagaaagagaataaatattacaataggAAGCAATTAAAATGGAAACCACTGTCCGCACATAGAGGACTGACTTCAGTTTACAAGCAAATTCCTGACCAAAATAAAACACAACAAACCTTTCTATAACAGTCACAAGGTTTGTAGGATGATATTTGTCCTTTAACCTGAGAATACAAGTAATTATCATGAAAAGCTgaacaaaaaactaaaaaagaagTATGATAAGGTGAATTAACAGTTACCAATCTTCATCTTTATGTGCATCAAAATAAGATCGTTTCTGAGCCTCTATATAACTTGCCTTGTATTCTTGATACCtgcataaaatagaaaatatgtcCATGAAATTATCTAAGAAACCATAACTTAGAAAAGGCACATACAAGTTAAAATGaaacatcaacaacaataagtTGCTCCCACTCTGACCTCCGTTCAGCTTCAGCTGGCAAAACATCATCCTCAAGTTCCTGAATGAACTGCTTATATGACTTCAATCCTTCTCTGCAAAATAATACACAGCACATAAATTCACAGCCAAACACCTAGTAAAAAATGATTGTGCTATTTGTTTGTATCACAAAGAAAGCATTTGCATCTGAAAATAAAAAGGTCACTCTATACAAACTGGCATATCAATGAATCAGAATAGGTTTTTCTAGAAATATATTGAATATAGCTATCCAACTACAGGCTTCTCAGCataaaacattattaattagGGAGAAGGGCAAATATGCCCTTGGACTATTTGGAAAAATTCAATTGCACCCTTGAACCAGAAAAAGCTTCACATTAACACTCAAACtctaaaaagaaaaggagcaaTTAGAACTCTGGGTTGGCAtccatatgtatatattatggcTGATGtgacaattttttatttgttgactcacacacacacacatatatattacacattACAGGACCAAGGTCCTCATCCATGGTTGGGAAGATGACAAAACAGACGATTGTACTTGTCCTTGTCCATGGCAATCTGGGACAAGGACAACTTTGTCCTCATCAGTCCTTGGGCTGTCCAAGGATGGCCATGCTTTGGACAAACATGGCTGTCCACAGCCACACCAGTAcatgctttttattttattttatttaaaataaaaatcaaaatgttaaaaacaTCAATGTAGTACACAAGGCATCCGTGTAAGCAAGCAAAAACACGTGCAAGCCACGAAAACATAATCTGCAAAAGCAAGTAATCAGTAACCTAAAAGTAAAACTGACCAGTAAAAAAGGTACTTTTTTTAGAGTTCAAATGTTCATATTAAGTTTTTTTCTAGTTCAAGAGTGCAATTGGATTTTCTCAAATAGTTCAATAGCTTATTTGGCCTTTTTCCGTATTTGTTCATTTGGAAAGTTGGAAGTAAAATTTTAACTGTAAATAACTGTCAAAAAAGGCAGAAAAGTGGAATGGAATTTGTTGTATGCACAAAAGGGAAAAACAATACCTTTGCATGCTCCCTGATGCAAAAGCATCACCAAGTCCACCTCGACCTGAATCCCAGTCTTGAACAAACAACACACAGGAAATTAGAAGAAATTCAAACACAAACACAATGgaaatattaaatacaataaattctTTAaagcaccccccccccccccccaaaaaaNNNNNNNNNNNNNNNNNNNNNNNNNNNNNNNNNNNNNNNNNNNNNNNNNNNNNNNNNNNNNNNNNNNNNNNNNNNNNNNNNNNNNNNNNNNNNNNNNNNNNNNNNNNNNNNNNNNNNNNNNNNNNNNNNNNNNNNNNNNNNNNNNNNNNNNNNNNNNNNNNNNNNNNNNNNNNNNNNNNNNNNNNNNNNNNNNNNNNNNNNNNNNNNNNNNNNNNNNNNNNNNNNNNNNNNNNNNNNNNNNNNNNNNNNNNNNNNNNNNNNNNNNNNNNNNNNNNNNNNNNNNNNNNNNNNNNNNNNNNNNNNNNNNNNNNNNNNNNNNNNNNNNNNNNNNNNNNNNNNNNNNNNNNNNNNNNNNNNNNNNNNNNNNNNNNNNNNNNNNNNNNNNNNNNNNNNNNNNNNNNNNNNNNNNNNNNNNNNNNNNNNNNNNNNNNNNNNNNNNNNNNNNNNNNNNNNNNNNNNNNNNNNNNNNNNNNNNNNNNNNNNNNNNNNNNNNNNNNNNNNNNNNNNNNNNNNNNNNNNNNNNNNNNNNNNNNNNNNNNNNNNNNNNNNNNNNNNNNNNNNNNNNNNNNNNNNNNNNNNNNNNNNNNNNNNNNNNNNNNNNNNNNNNNNNNNNNNNNNNNNNNNNNNNNNNNNNNNNNNNNNNNNNNNNNNNNNNNNNNNNNNNNNNNNNNNNNNNNNNNNNNNNNNNNNNNNNNNNNNNNNNNNNNNNNNNNNNNNNNNNNNNNNNNNNNNNNNNNNNNNNNNNNNNNNNNNNNNNNNNNNNNNNNNNNNNNNNNNNNNNNNNNNNNNNNNNNNNNNNNNNNNNNNNNNNNNNNNNNNNNNNN contains the following coding sequences:
- the LOC116004509 gene encoding serrate RNA effector molecule-like, with protein sequence MTEAMDANVDVVDLASERSKENTNKSAEDADSSPPPPPPPRRGRDRDSRERRDERDSDRRGGRGDYYDRNRSPPPPPPREREYKRGRPSPSPPPPLYRDRRGGHSPTRRSSPNPPYKRSRRDDYDGRPRGGYGPGDRRFGGYDYPGGYDREMGGRAGYPDERPPGRFAGRSSGGYQDWDSGRGGLGDAFASGSMQREGLKSYKQFIQELEDDVLPAEAERRYQEYKASYIEAQKRSYFDAHKDEDWLKDKYHPTNLVTVIERRNEQARKLAKDFLLDLQSGTLDLGPGVTPTSNKSGQSSEPNSDDEADGSDKRRRFGRGSAKDTELSAAPKAHPVSSEPRRIHTDVEQAQALVRKLDAEKGIENNILSRSDNERGNRDKSHGGSSGPVIIVRGLTSVKGLEGIELLDTLLTYLWRIHGVDYYGMTETNEAKGLRHVRVDGKTSDASNNGADWETKLDSHWQERLKGQDPLEIMTAKEKIDAAAVEGLDPYVRKIRDEKYGWKYGCGAKGCTKLFHAAEFVHKHLKLKHPELVLELTSKVRDDLYFENYMSDENAPGGTPVMLPSLPKEKPQRRRPGLDGRLKDDRGGRRDRIGERFDRADNSQLADFQSKDGGNPDEQMFDTFGGQGIHVAGFPSDIVPPPVLMPVPGAGPLGPFVPAPPEVAMQMLREQGGPASFEGGRNGRSGAQISGPAPIIALPPTLRQDPRRLRSYQDLDAPEDEVTVIDYRSL